The following proteins are encoded in a genomic region of Oceanisphaera profunda:
- a CDS encoding GntR family transcriptional regulator, whose product MLDMTIDRQSPVPLYLQLAEILRQQINTGKLKPEDMLPPERVLQETHDISRATVREAISQLKNEQLVITQRGAGNFVKRAAKVERDLLGMHDFDIQIEAGGHTNNVELINFDTSYHSPSATSRLGQAGEEVIKVTRLRLADNEPLFIEKIYLPKSLFPRLVAEDFISTKVFSNKITREFGFIIGEVMLQIEPVLLTAEEAKVLGIENTPAAGLLNERTTYDQQGRAIVFSKWLFSGSRCRHVLKIKAK is encoded by the coding sequence ATGCTTGATATGACAATCGACAGACAAAGCCCCGTCCCACTATATCTGCAGCTGGCAGAGATTTTACGTCAGCAAATCAATACAGGAAAATTGAAGCCAGAGGATATGTTGCCTCCTGAAAGAGTACTGCAAGAGACGCATGACATTAGCCGCGCCACTGTGCGCGAGGCAATTAGCCAACTAAAAAATGAGCAGCTAGTGATAACCCAACGAGGTGCGGGTAATTTCGTCAAGCGCGCAGCCAAAGTGGAACGTGACTTGCTGGGTATGCACGACTTTGATATCCAAATTGAAGCGGGTGGTCATACCAATAATGTAGAGCTTATCAATTTTGATACCAGCTACCATTCGCCAAGCGCTACCTCGCGACTGGGGCAGGCAGGCGAAGAGGTTATCAAGGTGACGCGCCTTCGTCTCGCTGATAATGAACCCTTATTTATTGAGAAAATATATCTACCTAAGTCGTTATTTCCTAGGCTTGTAGCAGAAGACTTTATATCTACTAAAGTATTTTCAAACAAAATAACCAGAGAATTTGGTTTTATCATTGGAGAGGTAATGCTCCAAATAGAGCCAGTTCTTCTCACCGCAGAAGAAGCTAAAGTGCTAGGTATTGAGAATACTCCTGCTGCGGGCCTATTAAATGAGCGCACCACCTATGATCAGCAGGGGCGGGCGATTGTTTTCTCTAAGTGGCTATTCAGCGGAAGTCGTTGTCGCCATGTTCTTAAAATAAAAGCTAAATAA
- a CDS encoding ISAs1 family transposase — translation MTLIDHLTLVEETRSDINRKHDLVDVMFLVISAIMAGAEGWRDIETYGEAKADWLRQYRPFTHGIPCRHTIARILRSVVVESLLDALLSWLNEHRIHHGKPVIAFDGKVLRGSYRNKSSEAVQLVTAYDTENGLVLSQKATPSKKGELATVRDMLDVLNIKGAVVTLDALHCQRETLEKIQDKKAHIVVQVKHNQPNLRKAVQSQFQAVFDANKEEVVAEHKETAHGRKEERYVFQLKAKLPPELEEKWPTIRSIIAVERHRTMKGKGTVDTAYYVSSLSPKHKMIGHYIRQHWRIENSQHYILDVLFKEDASRIAIGDAVENMGLFRRFVLNILKQSTCGAPSQRNKLKRAGWDDNYRAELFFG, via the coding sequence ATGACATTAATTGACCACCTTACTCTTGTTGAAGAAACTCGCTCAGATATTAATCGTAAGCATGACTTGGTCGATGTCATGTTTCTCGTTATTAGCGCCATTATGGCCGGCGCTGAAGGGTGGCGTGACATTGAAACCTATGGTGAAGCTAAGGCCGACTGGCTACGTCAATATCGTCCTTTTACGCACGGTATTCCCTGCCGACACACCATTGCCCGTATTTTACGCAGTGTCGTAGTCGAATCTTTGCTCGACGCATTATTAAGCTGGCTTAACGAGCATCGTATTCATCATGGTAAACCGGTGATAGCTTTTGACGGCAAAGTATTACGGGGCTCTTACCGCAATAAATCTTCCGAAGCCGTACAGCTAGTCACCGCTTACGATACTGAAAATGGCTTGGTACTGAGCCAGAAAGCCACCCCATCCAAAAAAGGGGAGCTCGCGACGGTCAGAGACATGCTCGATGTGCTCAACATAAAAGGGGCGGTCGTTACCCTGGATGCGCTGCACTGTCAGCGGGAAACATTAGAAAAGATACAAGATAAGAAAGCGCATATTGTGGTGCAGGTTAAACACAACCAACCTAACCTACGTAAGGCCGTACAGTCACAGTTCCAAGCGGTATTCGACGCTAACAAAGAGGAAGTGGTTGCTGAGCATAAAGAGACAGCCCATGGACGTAAAGAAGAGCGCTATGTCTTTCAATTAAAAGCGAAACTACCTCCTGAGTTAGAGGAGAAGTGGCCCACTATCCGCAGCATTATCGCCGTCGAGCGACACCGTACGATGAAGGGTAAAGGAACAGTCGATACTGCTTACTACGTCAGCTCCTTATCACCTAAACATAAGATGATAGGGCACTATATTCGCCAACATTGGCGGATAGAAAACAGTCAGCATTACATTTTAGATGTGCTATTTAAAGAAGATGCTTCCCGGATTGCCATCGGAGATGCGGTAGAAAATATGGGATTGTTTCGGCGGTTCGTTCTGAACATCCTCAAGCAAAGTACATGTGGTGCGCCTAGCCAGCGTAACAAGCTGAAGAGAGCGGGCTGGGATGACAATTATCGAGCAGAGTTATTCTTTGGCTGA
- a CDS encoding branched-chain amino acid aminotransferase, translating to MTHYSLANRNSKMSAFGTVFAPEMSLARYDQGQWSATEFVSSDSLNLHPGAHVLHYSSTCFEGLKAFKHEDGSINIFRMEQNIARLIQSSELLSLPPVNAGQLKLMILDIVKRYAADVPQPPGSMYIRPTHIGTEASIGKAAAPSSTSLLYVLLSPVGDYFASGSKPLRLLLADETRCASHMGMVKSGGNYASALQPILKARQSVQADQVLFCPGGDVQETGAANFLLIDGNEIITKSLDSSFLHGITRHSILTLARDRGMTVSERALSVDELLERAQKPGAEAALSGTAAVLTSVGTLIHDGKEYTVGDGEAGPITNALRQALNDIQWGKAADTHGWLTKVC from the coding sequence ATTACCCACTATTCATTAGCCAACAGGAATAGCAAGATGTCAGCATTTGGTACCGTATTTGCCCCTGAAATGAGCCTAGCTCGTTACGATCAAGGACAGTGGAGCGCTACAGAGTTCGTGAGCAGCGATAGTCTCAACCTGCACCCGGGTGCCCATGTGCTGCATTACTCCAGCACCTGTTTTGAAGGTTTGAAAGCCTTTAAGCATGAAGATGGCTCCATCAATATTTTTCGTATGGAGCAAAACATTGCCCGTTTGATCCAAAGCAGCGAATTATTATCACTGCCGCCAGTGAATGCCGGACAGCTCAAATTGATGATCCTTGATATTGTGAAGCGATACGCTGCAGACGTGCCTCAGCCTCCTGGATCTATGTATATTCGCCCTACTCATATCGGTACCGAAGCCTCGATTGGCAAAGCCGCAGCACCGAGTAGTACGTCGCTGCTGTATGTGTTGCTGTCGCCAGTGGGTGATTACTTTGCCAGCGGCAGCAAGCCATTACGCTTGTTACTGGCCGACGAAACCCGCTGTGCCTCACACATGGGGATGGTAAAGAGTGGCGGCAACTATGCCAGTGCCTTACAGCCCATCTTAAAAGCTCGCCAATCAGTGCAGGCCGATCAAGTATTATTCTGCCCAGGGGGCGATGTACAAGAAACCGGAGCGGCTAACTTTTTACTCATCGACGGCAACGAGATCATTACTAAATCCCTCGATAGCTCGTTTTTACACGGCATTACCCGTCATTCTATTCTGACCTTGGCCCGCGATCGCGGTATGACAGTCTCGGAGCGGGCGTTAAGCGTGGATGAGTTACTAGAACGCGCACAAAAGCCCGGTGCAGAAGCTGCACTGTCTGGCACCGCTGCAGTATTAACCTCTGTTGGCACCTTAATCCACGATGGTAAAGAATATACCGTAGGTGACGGTGAAGCTGGCCCTATCACCAATGCGCTGCGCCAAGCACTCAATGATATTCAGTGGGGCAAAGCCGCCGATACTCACGGCTGGTTAACCAAAGTCTGTTAA